A region from the Panthera uncia isolate 11264 chromosome D3 unlocalized genomic scaffold, Puncia_PCG_1.0 HiC_scaffold_8, whole genome shotgun sequence genome encodes:
- the DERL3 gene encoding derlin-3 isoform X1 codes for MAWQGLAAEFLQVPAVTRTYTAACVLTTAAVQLELLSPFQLYFNPHLVFRKFQVWRLVTNFLFFGPLGFSFFFNMLFVFRYCRMLEEGSFRGRTADFVFMFLFGGVLMTLLGLLGSLFFLGQALTVMLVYVWSRRNPRVRVNFFGLLTFQAPFLPWALMGFSLLLGNSILVDLLGIAVGHIYYFLEDVFPNQPGGKRLLLTPNFLKLLLDAREEDPNYLPLPEEQPGPLQQ; via the exons ATGGCGTGGCAGGGACTGGCGGCCGAGTTCCTGCAGGTGCCAGCGGTGACGCGGACCTACACCGCGGCCTGTGTCCTTACCACCGCTGCTGTG CAACTGGAGCTCCTCAGCCCCTTCCAGCTCTATTTCAACCCGCACCTCGTGTTCCGGAAGTTTCAG GTCTGGAGGCTCGTCACCAACTTCCTCTTCTTTGGGCCCCTGGGATTCAGCTTCTTCTTCAACATGCTCTTCGT GTTTCGCTACTGCCGCATGCTGGAGGAGGGCTCCTTCCGTGGCCGCACGGCCGACTTCGTCTTCATGTTTCTCTTCGGGGGCGTCCTCATGACC ctgctggggctcctgggcagccTGTTCTTCTTGGGCCAGGCCCTCACTGTCATGCTGGTGTATGTCTGGAGCCGCCGCAACCCCCGAGTGAGGGTCAACTTCTTTGGCCTCCTCACCTTCCAGGCACCATTCCTGCCCTGGGCACTCATGGGTTTCTCACTGCTGCTGGGCAACTCAATCCTTGTCGACCTGCTGG GGATTGCTGTGGGCCACATTTACTACTTCCTAGAGGATGTTTTCCCCAACCAGCCTGGAGGCAAGAGGTTGCTGCTGACCCCCAATTTCCT GAAGCTGCTACTGGATGCCCGAGAGGAGGACCCCAATTACCTGCCCCTCCCGGAGGAGCAGCCAGGACCCCTGCAGCAATGA